The Verrucomicrobium spinosum DSM 4136 = JCM 18804 genome includes a region encoding these proteins:
- a CDS encoding phage portal protein family protein → MKTKPISTPDMIQREKRMRFNPLRMLTPETLAQALDSFIYGDLRQAAQLWEFIAERDDTIPGVKFKREADTAHRDWQVLTKDDSREAKRHKEVLDGFWAQATATNAFDRNETGGISRLIKQMMSAVSYKYAAHHLVWSPRANDLTAEFEFVPLHFFENRTGKLRFIPDGVSMEGVEMPRGEWMVHTGQGLMMACSIAYTFKRLSYHDWLAFSDKFAMPGTLGRTAAAQGSEAGNALKEAVESFGNDWSAVIYGDDGSGKIELVEAKANNSTLPFPSLIERADRKIAALYRGADLSTMSAGSGEGSGASLQGGEADILALDDAVTVSETLNGIERHVLEWYFGKGVKPKAYFKILVPVKEDMKLLLDAIKAFVELGAPIEIADVLERFGFAKPKEGAELLKSAADRKALADAAAAGLGSGTGTSVNAKGEAAPDMDFITQATRLLHEAGKEDREMLVKDLKRIMAITDDGVMKNELKGFLKTLPTAISQDAAQQSAWEKIMLGAFFDGAASLEEAA, encoded by the coding sequence ATGAAGACGAAGCCGATTTCAACCCCTGACATGATCCAGCGCGAGAAGCGCATGCGGTTCAATCCGCTGCGCATGCTCACGCCGGAGACGCTGGCCCAGGCGTTGGATTCGTTCATCTACGGGGATCTGCGTCAGGCGGCCCAGCTGTGGGAGTTCATCGCGGAACGTGACGACACCATCCCTGGGGTGAAATTCAAGCGTGAGGCGGACACGGCCCACCGCGACTGGCAAGTACTGACGAAGGACGACAGCCGGGAGGCGAAGCGGCACAAGGAGGTGCTGGATGGGTTCTGGGCCCAGGCGACGGCGACCAATGCCTTTGACCGCAATGAGACGGGTGGGATCAGCCGTCTGATCAAGCAGATGATGAGCGCGGTGAGCTACAAGTATGCGGCGCACCATCTGGTGTGGTCCCCACGGGCCAATGACCTGACGGCGGAGTTTGAGTTTGTGCCTTTGCACTTCTTTGAGAACCGGACGGGCAAGCTGCGGTTCATCCCGGATGGGGTGAGCATGGAAGGGGTGGAGATGCCGCGGGGTGAATGGATGGTGCACACGGGACAAGGGCTGATGATGGCCTGTTCCATTGCCTACACGTTCAAGCGGCTCTCTTATCATGACTGGCTTGCCTTCAGTGACAAGTTTGCCATGCCGGGCACCCTGGGACGGACGGCGGCGGCTCAAGGCAGTGAGGCGGGCAATGCCCTCAAGGAGGCGGTGGAGTCCTTCGGCAATGACTGGAGCGCGGTGATCTATGGTGATGACGGCAGCGGCAAGATCGAGCTGGTGGAGGCCAAGGCTAACAACAGCACCCTGCCCTTTCCCTCTCTCATTGAAAGGGCCGACCGGAAGATTGCGGCCCTGTATCGTGGGGCAGATCTGAGCACGATGAGCGCGGGCAGTGGTGAGGGCTCCGGAGCCAGCCTGCAAGGCGGAGAGGCGGACATCCTCGCCCTGGATGACGCTGTGACCGTGAGCGAGACTCTGAACGGGATCGAGCGCCACGTTCTGGAGTGGTACTTCGGCAAGGGGGTGAAGCCGAAAGCGTATTTCAAAATCCTTGTGCCGGTGAAGGAGGACATGAAGCTGCTGCTGGATGCCATCAAAGCGTTTGTCGAGCTGGGGGCTCCGATTGAAATCGCGGATGTGCTGGAGCGGTTCGGGTTTGCCAAACCCAAGGAGGGGGCGGAGCTGCTCAAGTCAGCGGCAGATCGCAAGGCCCTGGCGGATGCGGCGGCGGCGGGTCTGGGGTCTGGCACTGGCACCTCTGTGAATGCCAAGGGTGAAGCAGCTCCTGACATGGACTTCATCACGCAAGCCACACGTCTCCTTCATGAGGCGGGCAAAGAAGACAGGGAGATGCTGGTGAAGGATCTGAAACGCATCATGGCCATCACGGATGATGGTGTGATGAAGAATGAGCTGAAAGGGTTCCTCAAGACCTTGCCCACGGCGATCAGCCAGGATGCCGCGCAACAGAGCGCCTGGGAGAAGATCATGCTGGGGGCTTTCTTCGATGGGGCGGCAAGCCTGGAGGAAGCGGCCTGA
- a CDS encoding TIGR02594 family protein — translation MSAIALPHNQRIYEWASKWLGVAEYPGPKTNPEIARFFDLAPDWLDQDDSTTAWCGLFRGYVGHVTMTGLPREHYRARRWMEWGEAVTLAQAVQGDTVITQRSGGHHVALFDRLEGHVVYLLGGNQGNKVSIAAFSSGVIIGVRRYVPGKA, via the coding sequence ATGAGCGCCATCGCACTGCCACACAACCAGAGGATCTATGAATGGGCCAGTAAGTGGCTGGGGGTGGCGGAGTATCCTGGCCCCAAGACGAATCCAGAGATTGCCCGGTTCTTTGACCTGGCTCCGGACTGGCTGGATCAGGATGATTCCACCACGGCATGGTGTGGGCTCTTCCGTGGCTATGTGGGGCATGTGACGATGACGGGCCTGCCCCGTGAGCACTACCGCGCCCGCCGCTGGATGGAATGGGGTGAGGCGGTGACGCTGGCCCAGGCGGTGCAGGGTGACACGGTGATTACGCAGCGGAGCGGCGGGCATCATGTGGCACTCTTTGACCGGCTGGAAGGCCATGTGGTGTATCTGCTGGGCGGCAACCAGGGCAACAAGGTGAGTATCGCGGCCTTTTCCTCCGGGGTGATCATTGGCGTACGCCGGTATGTGCCGGGCAAGGCCTGA
- a CDS encoding host-nuclease inhibitor Gam family protein, producing the protein MSKRTTKVAVTPDEVTEAQMRKALTKYVEAHCEIARIEAEFAQAVEKLKAQAEKDSKSFRATLEVNALTVQNWALQNKSSFEGDNARKMEVYGGHKIGFQTSPPAVKWCKPTGGSGTQKEEGFIIACKASGGWAEGFVRTVEEADKEAVLKWFREAKEVKEVDGLEEDEDPKALAAERAQIATIQLATLGARVVSAESFVIDLNLQPESK; encoded by the coding sequence ATGAGCAAGAGAACAACCAAAGTGGCGGTGACTCCGGATGAAGTGACCGAGGCGCAGATGCGCAAGGCTCTCACCAAGTATGTGGAGGCGCATTGTGAGATCGCCCGGATTGAGGCGGAGTTTGCCCAGGCGGTGGAGAAGCTGAAGGCCCAGGCGGAAAAGGACTCCAAGAGCTTTCGGGCGACCCTTGAGGTGAACGCGCTTACCGTGCAGAACTGGGCGTTGCAGAACAAGTCCAGCTTTGAAGGCGACAACGCCCGCAAGATGGAGGTCTATGGCGGGCACAAGATTGGCTTCCAGACGAGCCCTCCAGCGGTCAAGTGGTGCAAGCCCACGGGCGGCAGCGGCACGCAGAAGGAGGAAGGTTTTATCATTGCTTGTAAGGCATCTGGTGGCTGGGCTGAGGGCTTTGTGCGCACCGTTGAGGAGGCGGACAAAGAGGCGGTTCTCAAGTGGTTCCGCGAGGCCAAGGAGGTGAAGGAAGTGGACGGCCTGGAGGAGGATGAAGATCCGAAAGCACTGGCCGCTGAGCGGGCACAGATTGCCACCATCCAGCTGGCGACACTGGGCGCGAGGGTGGTAAGCGCGGAGAGCTTCGTGATCGACTTGAACCTTCAGCCGGAGAGCAAGTAA
- a CDS encoding AAA family ATPase translates to MDTTTTTNTQAAKVKPFNEQLHARLLAVKVQHGWTLTDLQKMLGNSPAAISKYLNGKPEGDVKALEAKLEDLVINAELRAQMPEEDKRLFHTLVVKQISNTCDIAKRNAMMGMVIGEPGLGKSCALKMYADADPWAIRLELNTVTGGGTPTAMVRAFWRRINTASFAPKEQSKGEWLLDRFTGTGRLLIIDNAHLLSEKGLEWVLGFHDGTGCPVVLVGNSELATTMRKVQRGPSRIGVTTKCDLKRTTAEVAKAYLEKTWPEAVADLAGLAAEVVERPGALRALRQVVSVAKGWYADGKRGAGTFEDAFRMALAKQVVDYKLAA, encoded by the coding sequence ATGGACACGACAACAACAACCAACACCCAGGCGGCAAAGGTGAAGCCCTTCAACGAGCAGCTGCATGCACGGCTGCTGGCGGTGAAGGTGCAGCATGGATGGACCCTGACGGATCTGCAAAAGATGCTGGGCAACTCCCCCGCTGCCATAAGCAAGTATCTCAACGGGAAACCGGAGGGGGACGTGAAGGCGCTGGAGGCCAAGCTGGAGGATTTGGTGATCAATGCGGAGTTGCGGGCCCAGATGCCGGAAGAGGACAAGCGCCTGTTCCACACGCTGGTGGTGAAGCAGATCAGCAACACTTGTGACATTGCCAAGCGCAACGCCATGATGGGCATGGTGATCGGTGAGCCCGGGCTGGGCAAGAGCTGCGCTCTGAAGATGTACGCGGATGCGGACCCGTGGGCCATCAGACTGGAGTTGAACACGGTGACGGGTGGCGGCACCCCTACGGCGATGGTCCGGGCGTTCTGGAGGCGGATCAACACGGCCAGCTTTGCCCCCAAGGAGCAGAGCAAGGGTGAGTGGTTGCTGGACCGCTTCACGGGCACGGGGCGGCTGCTGATCATCGACAACGCCCACCTGCTCTCTGAGAAGGGGCTGGAGTGGGTTCTAGGATTTCACGATGGCACGGGGTGCCCCGTGGTGCTGGTGGGAAACAGCGAGCTGGCCACGACCATGCGAAAGGTGCAGCGCGGGCCCAGCCGGATCGGTGTGACCACGAAGTGCGACCTTAAGCGGACCACGGCGGAGGTGGCCAAGGCGTATCTGGAAAAGACCTGGCCGGAAGCGGTGGCGGACCTGGCCGGGCTGGCGGCGGAGGTGGTGGAGCGCCCGGGTGCGCTGCGGGCGCTGCGTCAGGTGGTGAGCGTGGCCAAGGGCTGGTATGCCGACGGCAAGCGCGGGGCCGGGACGTTTGAGGATGCCTTCCGCATGGCTTTGGCCAAGCAGGTGGTGGATTACAAGCTGGCCGCCTGA
- a CDS encoding MarR family winged helix-turn-helix transcriptional regulator — MEDVELKQALRRFRRVLKPLVETNTKMTIAGLSILCCLPAKGSYQIAKELGLDERGVQATIYRFAKFGWVNVTRGANHHQTSVTLTETGKGLFAHLLPKPQDLTA; from the coding sequence ATGGAAGACGTTGAACTGAAGCAGGCGCTGAGGCGCTTTAGACGGGTGCTGAAGCCTCTGGTGGAAACCAACACCAAGATGACCATCGCGGGACTGTCCATCCTGTGTTGTCTGCCAGCCAAGGGCTCCTATCAGATAGCCAAGGAGCTGGGGCTGGATGAGCGGGGTGTGCAGGCTACGATCTACCGCTTTGCCAAGTTTGGATGGGTGAACGTGACCCGAGGTGCAAACCATCACCAGACCAGCGTGACGCTCACGGAAACGGGCAAAGGGCTCTTTGCCCACCTGCTGCCAAAACCGCAGGACCTGACCGCCTAA
- a CDS encoding XRE family transcriptional regulator encodes MQNIAERLRVLRTKLGITQEQLANLLGLSRNYIGLMEKGREPSKGVLSRIEQLEAEMKEGNEVVIPDDGPAVDIGNARQLLKQARLRKALTVDQLAKSIRYSTGYLQALEEGRAPASAKVIALLEKALNLDPGTLYRGSEPGVIREDGLTAPYGTKPQVETTKGVGPARYIPLIGYSQAGIGNYEDLYEHESVIAFGTTDSKAFATRLRGDSMEPKYSEGDILYVSPNATPKNGDIVLAKVDEAHGGDVMCKLYSSRDGGKNIVLSSYNAAYPPMEFSRSIMQFVYPVSAVLKPLH; translated from the coding sequence ATGCAAAATATTGCCGAGAGGCTCCGAGTACTACGCACAAAATTAGGCATCACCCAGGAGCAGCTAGCCAACCTCCTCGGGCTGTCGAGGAACTATATTGGGCTCATGGAGAAGGGCCGCGAACCCTCCAAAGGCGTGCTCTCGCGCATTGAGCAGCTCGAAGCAGAGATGAAAGAGGGCAACGAAGTCGTGATTCCAGATGACGGCCCAGCGGTGGACATCGGCAACGCCCGCCAACTGCTCAAGCAAGCCCGCTTGCGCAAGGCCCTCACCGTGGATCAGCTCGCCAAGTCCATCAGATACAGCACCGGATACCTGCAAGCTCTGGAAGAGGGGAGAGCCCCCGCCAGTGCCAAGGTCATCGCATTGCTGGAAAAGGCTCTCAATCTTGACCCCGGCACCCTCTACCGTGGCTCAGAACCCGGAGTCATCCGCGAAGACGGACTCACCGCCCCCTACGGCACCAAGCCCCAGGTGGAGACCACCAAAGGTGTGGGCCCAGCCCGTTACATCCCCCTCATCGGCTACTCACAGGCAGGCATAGGCAACTACGAAGATCTTTACGAGCACGAATCAGTGATTGCATTTGGAACCACCGACAGCAAAGCCTTTGCCACCCGCTTGCGTGGCGACTCCATGGAGCCCAAATATTCAGAGGGAGACATCCTCTATGTCTCACCCAACGCCACGCCGAAAAACGGCGATATCGTGTTGGCAAAAGTGGACGAAGCCCATGGAGGAGACGTCATGTGCAAGCTCTACAGCAGCCGGGACGGCGGGAAAAACATCGTCCTCAGCAGCTACAATGCCGCCTATCCTCCCATGGAATTCTCACGTTCCATCATGCAGTTTGTCTATCCCGTTTCAGCAGTCCTCAAACCACTCCACTGA
- a CDS encoding GYF domain-containing protein, translating into MSTITPSFWVRYNGGGTAGPFSKPELIQKIQAGEIRPTNDIMEQGGTWAPLSSRPDLTPAPIAGTTSRTQATSKPVLQTDVTKYIGWALLITGGVLMASLATGLATPLLGIIGLALALVGLIVRLMAPKS; encoded by the coding sequence ATGAGCACCATCACCCCGTCATTCTGGGTCCGCTACAACGGCGGCGGCACCGCTGGACCATTCTCCAAACCCGAACTGATCCAGAAGATCCAGGCCGGAGAAATCCGCCCCACCAATGACATCATGGAGCAGGGCGGCACCTGGGCACCCCTCAGCTCCCGCCCCGACCTCACCCCCGCGCCCATCGCTGGCACCACCTCCCGCACCCAGGCCACGAGCAAGCCCGTCCTTCAAACCGACGTCACCAAGTACATCGGCTGGGCCCTCCTCATCACCGGCGGCGTCCTCATGGCCAGCCTCGCCACCGGCCTCGCCACACCCCTCCTGGGCATCATCGGCCTCGCCCTCGCCCTCGTCGGCCTCATCGTCCGCCTCATGGCCCCAAAATCATGA
- a CDS encoding SRPBCC family protein: MNSVEESIRIERPVKVVYDQWTQFEDFPHFMEGVKEVRQIDDSHLHWEVEMGGFIKTWEAEIIEQVPDQFIAWQSTHGPRSSGRVTFEPLADDATMVSLRMAYTPEGVVENLGALLRLVSLRIARDLQCFKDFIEARGTPPKAWRGEIHAPEIIPHATIASVSPRSSGADKMAVTSVMQQATGSMVQ; encoded by the coding sequence ATGAACTCCGTCGAAGAATCCATCCGTATCGAACGACCGGTCAAAGTGGTTTACGACCAGTGGACGCAGTTTGAAGACTTCCCCCACTTCATGGAAGGGGTCAAAGAAGTCCGCCAAATCGATGACAGCCACCTTCACTGGGAAGTGGAGATGGGGGGATTCATCAAGACTTGGGAGGCTGAAATCATCGAGCAGGTGCCGGATCAATTTATCGCCTGGCAAAGCACCCACGGCCCCCGCAGCAGTGGTCGGGTGACGTTTGAGCCCTTGGCCGATGACGCCACGATGGTCTCTCTGCGCATGGCTTACACCCCAGAAGGCGTCGTAGAGAACCTCGGAGCCCTTCTCCGCCTCGTTTCCCTGCGCATCGCCCGGGACCTTCAGTGCTTCAAGGATTTCATCGAAGCCCGCGGCACCCCACCCAAGGCTTGGCGCGGCGAAATTCATGCACCGGAGATCATTCCCCACGCCACAATTGCCAGCGTTTCCCCACGCTCTTCTGGAGCAGACAAGATGGCGGTGACGAGCGTGATGCAGCAAGCAACCGGTTCGATGGTCCAGTGA